GTTCCATTAATTTCACTGCATGTATTTCGGTGGTGGGGAGGGATCGAAGAAGTTCTTTTATTCCTGCGGTTTCTCCACGCAACTCTGCCATCACCTCCAGTGGTTGCCGGCGGTCGGTGCTCGACGTGAAGCGGTCAATGGAAGCTGAACAATATGACACCGTCAACATCGACGTGAGTTGTAGTGCAGGGGAAGAGGCGAGGTGTTGCTCTCCTGCCGACGCTGTAATTCTACGCGTGTTGAGTGCTAAAGGTGTTATAAAGCGTCCTTCGGGCGTGTATTCAAATCCTTACGTTGTAGCGTTCGACAGTGGCACCGGTGAGGAGTTGTTGCACACGCCACCCGTTATGGCATCATCCAACCCTCAGTGGGAGCATTCGGCGCAGGGTAGATGTATAATCCGTCCCGATCACGCGAGAGGGTCTGTCACCTTCCGCGTATATGACCATGACCAAGAGGGGAAGGACCGGTTCCTGGGCGAAGCTCATCTTCCAAAACGTCTGATATTTTCCGGGAAGGAGTTGCATGAACTGAAACTAGAGCCACGAAGGGATGAATCGTTAGAGTACATTCGCCGCAAACAGCACAAACTTGGAAAGTTGGTGGTTCAGTGCGTCCGTAAGAATGCTAGGAGTGAGGGTGAAAGAAGCCGAACCCAGTCCGGGGGAAGTGTGTGCAGGTCAGCACCTTATCCTGGAGCGGTATGTGGATTCACCGAGTCATCAAAGATTCTCCACGAGGATTCTGTTACAAATTGCAAAACAATTTTATTGGACGCTTTGCCTATTCGGGTTACAGTCGAGGCATGCAACGGACTCTGCATTGATCGGTCGGATGGATATGTAGTGGTGTGTATTGTTTCACCTAATCTGGTGGAGTACATGACCTCCGCAGTATGTGGGACAGCCGACCCTTCGTGGACCGGCACGGGCAACTCCGCAACGTTTTCTGTGCACCCTCTAAGCAGTGGCGCCATCCAATTTCATGTAATGGCTCAGGATAGAAAATGCGGCTACGGTGGAAGAATCGTCGGTTGTGCACAAATATCCACTCTGGACCTCTTCCGTCGAGGGTTTGGCAGGAAGAAACTACAGCTTGGAGGCCCTCCAGATCGCGCGGATATCTTACGAAGGCAAAGGCAGTCGGGTCAGGGGACGATCactgtgtttttttcgcttctttcctctcccccAGTGCGTGGTGAAGATGAAGTCACTTGCTCTCAGGAAAAACGAGCGGCGGCGGTGTCTCCTGCTGCCGTGACTAACGGCCAGAGTGAGCCGTCCTTGACAAGAAGACAAGATCGCAACACACCCGCTTCTACAGGAGTTGCAATGTCAATATACATCAAGGAAGCTCATGATCTTTTGGACTACGACAAGTCCATGTTTAATGTGCTTGGAGTAACGGATCCACGAGTAACAGTATGGGTAGGACCCAATCACGCATTCACAACACCTGAAAAACGTGATACTGTGAACCCTAAGTGGAGTTTAGAAGAAGCTGAGTTCCAGGTTTCTGTTGAGCGAGGGCATGTTATACGATTTGAGGTTCAGGATGTAGACACAACTGGTTTTGATAGCTTGGGATCTGCTGTAGTAGATGCCTCTGAGGTGATAGAGTCGCCGGGTGCGCGTACACTTCCAGTGATGCTACGGGAAAAGCAGTACGGAACATTGACGGTTGTTTTTACCCTCGTCGATAGGAAGGATTCGACCAAAGAGTGACGGTgacaaacacgcacaaacacacagggaaggagtgatgatgatagcAGTGTATCATAAGTATcctgacatttttttttccttttttccccttcctcactGTGTTTTGAGTGGAGTCTCACCacttttactatttttcttccgtatattattatatatatatatatgttaccTGTGTgtcctcttccccctttgATCACCGCTCAATAAGCACTGAGTTGCTTTCCACTCGTGTAATGTGCGATAGCGGGGAGAAGgggttttttcttttggcgtGACCGAAGGGGGTAGTCACTAAAGGTGcccaaataaatatatatatttttatgaatTGCGAACGTAAATTTATAGAATTTGACCATAGATATTTGTTGTGCTCGGCTGCTTGTGGGCCTAGTTTGTGGTTAAAAGCCATCATAGATAGAAGCACAAAGATCCTCAAACTATTGTTTGATGGTGAGccgctgatttttttttttttgcttgagGGTACAAGTTACGAGTAAACGAGCAcccctccttttctgttttggttCCCTCGCGGAGGTTTTGGTGCTTTAGTGAGCCACTGCATCAACATCTTAATGCACCGAGGAACCGCTTGTGCATGACtatcattgttattactCGCAACACATCTGTTCATTTTGTATCCGCTACCTTTTTTGTACTCGTATGCAGCGAGGACCTTATATGCCGTGCTACATTAAGTTTATTGTGTTGTGATCCACGTAGAGACCttgccctctttttttttaacgttAATACATGAGtgcatatatacaaataagTATTTGTGCATTCGTGCTCAATCATGCCGATTGCTAATGCAGCGATAATACAACTTGCTTCACTGTGTTTGTTGAACTCACGTATGCAAACgcacataaacaaatatatatatatatatatatatatatgtatgtatatctatatttcttcatttatatttatgtatgtacATCGGCTACAAAGAGAAATAGGAAAGTCGCGGCTCGTAGCGGTTGTTCCTCTCTTTAGTAccgaaagaaggggaaacagGATCTTAACGTTACAAGTGACACTGAAACAACCACAACGCTTGCAAAATAGGTATTTCTGCGCATTTGCAGGTATTCTTTTCTGTGAAAGggaattttcttctctgccTCACTGTGTGTTGAGTCAACCATGACCGGGTTGAAGATTGACATCGATATGTTGCCGAACGATAGCGACGAAAACCTGCGTATGCTTCACGAGGGCATTCGTCTGGGTGAACTAACCGTGTCCGCGGAGGGTCTCACAACGTCTATGGGACAAAAATACGTCCTTTCACCAGAGGATGTACTTGTCAACAATACGAGTTTTTTAGGCCGTGGAAGCAGTGGTTCTGTCCGTCGGGCCACACACCGAAAAACtggaaaagaaattgcaCTCAAGGAAATAAAGTTCACAGGTCAAACCCGCATGATGGAGATTCGACGTGAACTTGAAACCCTTCACCGTGGCGGCGGGCCGTCCCCATATTTGGTTGATTTCTACGGCGCATTTTGTCATGAGGGCTCCGTTTTCATTGCCATGGAGTGTATGGATGGTAGTTTAGACGGTGTGGCAGGGTCTGTTCCTCCAAAAGTTTTAGAGTGTATCACACGGAGTATTCTTCGCGGTTTGTCTTATCTTCACAAGGATAGGCATCTCATTCACCGCGATATAAAACCCAGTAACATCTTGTACAGCCGGGATGGGAGCATCAAAATATCAGACTTTGGAGCAAGTTCGTGTCTGGAGTGCACCCGCGGAAATGCATTTAGCTTCGTTGGAACACTTACCTATATGAGTCCTGAGCGTTTGAAAGGGGAACCGTATTCTTTCCCGGCGGATATTTGGTCACTTGGTCTTGCTGTTGCTGAACTCGCCCTTGGCAAGTGCCCATTCATTGATAGGCTTTCACGGGCTAATGGTTCTACAGAGGGTTGCTTTTGGGTTCTACTGCAGCATTTAAATGGTGATGGTCCTGTGATTTCTCTTCCATCATCCATGAATGCTTCAATGACGGATTTCATCACGACGTGCATTCAAAGGGAACCGTCCAAGCGCCCGACGTGTGATGAACTCCGGCGACACCCTTTTGTTGCCGAAGGGGACGAGGAGAATGACAAGAATGTGATCAAACAATGGCTCTCCACCATGCAACCAAAGTCTTCGTCACACGACATAGCTGATGTGGATGGTGTATGCCGAATGCAGCAGGTGCCGTGTAGCATGGGTGGTGCGGATGAATCATCATTCGATCTCGACGAGGAACTAAATAAGTTAGTGCAGTGAAAGTGTTGGGGTGCCGAAACATGGTGTAGAGCGACATGTGTATTTATTTTAGGTGTCACCGTTGTTATCGACGGGCAAGGACTGTGAGAGGACATTACACGTTGGTGGCGGAGTGTGGGGTGCGTGGGTAATGAAATACTATGAACGAAGGGTTGTTTTACACATAAATATTTTACGTACTATGTGGTTTCAAGTGCAAACGTATTGGCGACTGTTGTTCGGCACAGGGTGAACCAACACTCAGTTTCCGTTTCTCTTACTTTATAccgctgtttcttttctttcactaaacttcttctttttactttttttttttcttcttcagtcATGTATTTCGTGTGTTGTGGCGTCGAGGACGCGATATGGTGCTAGAAGTCattgtcttttttcccctattTTGCTTTAAAATATCGCATTAACAATATTTCGTGTGTGTTCGTGGGGGGGGCGGTGGTGAAGGCGCGATAGCGcctaacaaacaaaaagggtgGAATATAAGTTGGGTCTTTGCACCcagctgcttttttttttttttgcagtccCCTCACATGGGGTAGGTCGAATGATGcaggaaattaaaaaaaaaaacggtaatTTTTGGTTATCTtcaatgttttttaaaaatgttggaatcatctttttatttttattttaaagaaactttcctttccctctcttttccgtCATGCTACTCGGTGGTTTCACACatgtaaataaaaagggggaggatcACTCAGTTATCTTCCGAAGCAAATGGACAGGGAAGCCATGCGTCGGGCTCAGCAGGCATCTCGTGATGCTTATTTACGCAAGCGGGCTGCTATGCGAGAGAAGGCAGCATCTGTTGTCCTGCAGGAGAAGATCACTGAGATAGAGGCCGGAGTGTTGCCCAGTTCCTTTACTGAAATTGAGTTGTTAAGCAAGCGTGCTCAAGAGGTGAAGGCTGCTGAGCGGCTGCAGGTTGCAGCAAACATGCGACAGGAAATAATCACGCTGGATGGGGGACCGGCTCTTGGAGAAAAGCGCCATCGGGATGTGGTGGTTCCACCGCTGATCCAGGAGGAAATGATTGTCCAGGAGGATACGCAGAGACACGCGGAGGCGTCTCACGGTTTTGTGGCGATGGACAAAGCCATCATTGATGATCGCATCGAGAAGCATGATTACACGGAAGAAGTGACAGAAGAGGAGATAAAGCGTGAGCGCACAGCGGCGCTACAAAATCAGAACCGCCGGTTGC
This region of Trypanosoma brucei gambiense DAL972 chromosome 10, complete sequence genomic DNA includes:
- a CDS encoding MAP kinase kinase, putative, whose product is MTGLKIDIDMLPNDSDENLRMLHEGIRLGELTVSAEGLTTSMGQKYVLSPEDVLVNNTSFLGRGSSGSVRRATHRKTGKEIALKEIKFTGQTRMMEIRRELETLHRGGGPSPYLVDFYGAFCHEGSVFIAMECMDGSLDGVAGSVPPKVLECITRSILRGLSYLHKDRHLIHRDIKPSNILYSRDGSIKISDFGASSCLECTRGNAFSFVGTLTYMSPERLKGEPYSFPADIWSLGLAVAELALGKCPFIDRLSRANGSTEGCFWVLLQHLNGDGPVISLPSSMNASMTDFITTCIQREPSKRPTCDELRRHPFVAEGDEENDKNVIKQWLSTMQPKSSSHDIADVDGVCRMQQVPCSMGGADESSFDLDEELNKLVQ